In Lolium perenne isolate Kyuss_39 chromosome 5, Kyuss_2.0, whole genome shotgun sequence, the sequence aagacccatgaggcgaagacccttattattcctgctggccctgagtaagtgtactaatttggcaatttcgattttcatgtactaatgtttgattttcatgtgctaatgtttgattttcatgtgcagcaattggatatttcctccgggggtcaaggggcgcctgcctagcagcatgattggagctttgcttaggaagttctggccgggcaagtactatcccctcggcactgtcccagctggcgagaagaagctagccactacttggacggactacgagagtgcccctggcgtaggcttcccgacggctgctgaggccgtgatgagaaagttttgggtaagacatattttctcgagcttcgttcatatttgatgaccccaatgttctaactcatgaatctcacaattgttttttgcatgattgaagtgtttttatcgtgtggcgcccgaggttgaggagacggccgcgaacaggactttgcgggcgacttgtgagaggttgacaccgcaggtgtggtacaaccaaaggatcacgtccgcgggtcacttctgggcggagagaggcgagagggtccataagccggacattgtcggtaagaatgctaaggccgagtacgagatgacggtggaggactacatgtcggtgagtaaaatgtcaatgagattctacattgctactaagttgcgattgcattagattgagttgagtattgcattttcaggttatccccgattgggccgagccgcatgccgaggcatgggaggagatggttaggacgaggtggctcaagatggacgaggactttgcagccgtggcgaggcggaacgcggagaaccgaggcgacggtggcacacactgtgggggaaacctcagctacgagcgctacaaggggaagacggtatgtatacattttattttccttcaggttcaaagttggtactcacaacatttcctttcgcgatgcagagggccgcgttaggacccgaggaggagatgtctgacctcgagatatacaacaagatgcggcttaagaagcccgatctctcgcagcctcagccctcgctccctgagtacttcggcacctacgccgaggacgtcgagaactactgcgagatggtgaggcatcgtcacccggaggtggatgaccccatgagcgcggaggtcgacgaggagtcgttggtcctgtcgtccggagggttgccgcatggccgtctc encodes:
- the LOC139831474 gene encoding uncharacterized protein, with the translated sequence MNDAATRGDVASGFFLEGTSREEAETESRAEEDSSRGFETPEEDGRPKALKIRGEARVPDERKEPKTHEAKTLIIPAGPDNWIFPPGVKGRLPSSMIGALLRKFWPGKYYPLGTVPAGEKKLATTWTDYESAPGVGFPTAAEAVMRKFWCFYRVAPEVEETAANRTLRATCERLTPQVWYNQRITSAGHFWAERGERVHKPDIVGKNAKAEYEMTVEDYMSVSKMSMRFYIATKLRLH